The Clostridiales bacterium genome segment AAACCGGGAAATTATCATTAGAAGAAGCTGCTTCTTTTGTTAATATGTCTGTTGATGAATTTATTGCTTCTGCCAAGCGTTTTGGAATAAAATTAAAGTAAAAGAGGATTATTAAATCCCCATATAATGATAATAGCTTATGGTAAGGCTTTTGCTTTACCAGAGGCTATTTTAAATAATTATAAAAGCACTAGGCAAATATTGGAAGAACTATATTTGTGAAAAAATTTTTTTTAACCGGTAATTTATTATTGCAATTTGTAAAGAGAAAATATTTTGGAAAATACTCTTGACAACTCACAAATAATGTAATAGAATGAACGGGAGTTAAGATATATGGGATTTATTGTTAGTTACTTACTTGGGATCCGGTGCGTAGGAGTTTTGTTGTAGTTGATCTTTTCTCAGAAAAATTGATAAAGATAAAAAGACTTTAGGAGGTGAAAGTTTTGCCTAATATAAAATCAGCTATGAAGAGAGTTAAAGTTGCAGAAAAAAGGAACTTGAGGAATAGAGAACAGAGATCAAAGCTTAGGACTGTTTTAAGAAGAAGTAGAGAAGCGATTGAAAATAAAGCAGAGAATGCGAAAGAGGCTTTTGATAGAGCTATAAAGGCTATAGATATGGCAGTTTCAAAACGTATTTTGCATAGAAATACGGCTGCGAGAAAAAAGTCTACGTTAGCTAAAAAGTTCAATTCAGTATTTGCTGAGAAATAATACAATTTAAAAAATGCCAAGAGTATTCAGCTTTGAGGTTGATGTACGGATTGGCCTTTTTTGCACCTAGCCATGACAAAACATGTAAAAAAGGGAATTATCTGATATGTATTAGTCGGAATAAGACATTAATGGAAGGAGGCGACTACTAGGAATTCTAGAAAGGGGTTCGTGTGTAGTCTTGGGAATATTATGAAGAAAATATTTATAATATGTGTATTAATGTTTAGCCTGTTAACAGTAGGGTGTTTAAAAAGGCTAGAGAAAAAGATGGATGTGTCTAGTTTTAGACAGGAAGAAGAAGTCAAAGTTGATGGTGATACAAAAGAGGAAAGAAAAGGGCTTGAGATAGTAGGCAATGAAGATAAAGTAATAGAAAATGTAGCTAATACCGACGAGGAGTATGGCGCATCAGAGGGTTACATAAAAGGAAGGAAAGATACAGATACATTCAAGTATCAAAGGCTAAAAGGAGAAATAAATAGTAGTTTATTGGATAGAGTTGTCTTAGAAAAAGAAGAGAATGATAAACACGCATGGTGGCTTCGTTTGAATGGTAATCATGAAGTGTCTGGGATAGATCCTTATGCGGAGAGATTAATACAAGATTATGATATAATATATGCTGGGGATACGAGTAAAAAAATTGTGTATTTGACGTTTGATGAAGGCTATGAAAATGGATATACACCGATGATATTGGATACATTAAAGGAAAATGATGTATCAGCAATATTTTTTATAACAGGGGCGTATTTAAAAAAGAATCCTGATTTGGTCAAGAGAATGTTAGATGAGGGACATGAAGTGGGAAGCCACTCGGTTAATCATCCAAGTTTCCCAGATTTGGCGTTTAAAGATTATGATAAATTGGAGAGCGAAATGTTAGATTTGGAACAAGAATTTTATGATAAATTTGGAATTGGATTTAAATATATAAGGCCGCCTAGAGGAGAATACAGTAAGCGTACATTGAAAGCTGCGATGCAAATGGGATATAAGAATGTATTTTGGAGTTATGCGTACAAAGATTATGACGTAAATGATCAAAGAGGAGAAGATTATGCATATAATAAAGTGATGGATCATTTGCATAACGGAATGGTTGTGTTGTTGCATGCTGTATCAAAAGATAATGCTAATGCATTAGATAGGATGATAAAAGACATAAAGAGCAATGGATATACAATAGCTCCGTTTGATTTGTAAAAGAAGACGGATTGCTT includes the following:
- the rpsT gene encoding 30S ribosomal protein S20, whose translation is MPNIKSAMKRVKVAEKRNLRNREQRSKLRTVLRRSREAIENKAENAKEAFDRAIKAIDMAVSKRILHRNTAARKKSTLAKKFNSVFAEK
- a CDS encoding polysaccharide deacetylase family protein, with translation MDVSSFRQEEEVKVDGDTKEERKGLEIVGNEDKVIENVANTDEEYGASEGYIKGRKDTDTFKYQRLKGEINSSLLDRVVLEKEENDKHAWWLRLNGNHEVSGIDPYAERLIQDYDIIYAGDTSKKIVYLTFDEGYENGYTPMILDTLKENDVSAIFFITGAYLKKNPDLVKRMLDEGHEVGSHSVNHPSFPDLAFKDYDKLESEMLDLEQEFYDKFGIGFKYIRPPRGEYSKRTLKAAMQMGYKNVFWSYAYKDYDVNDQRGEDYAYNKVMDHLHNGMVVLLHAVSKDNANALDRMIKDIKSNGYTIAPFDL